The DNA segment AGGAGATCGACCGGTTGATCCGGGCATACAATCCCTATCCCGGGGCGTTTACCAGCCTGGACGGGCAGAAGCTCACCCTGTGGGAGAGTTCCGGGGTCCACCCGCTGCCGGCAGGCGATCCGGGCGAGGACAGCAGTACCGCATCTGCCGCGTGTCGGCCGGGGCAGGTGCTTCAGATAGACAGACAGCACGGAATTCTGGTACAAACAGGTACACAGGCGCTGGGGATTACCCAGCTGCAGCTGGCGCATAAGAAAAATCTGGACTGGAGAAGCTTCTGCAACGGTGCAGGCGATCTGACCGGTCGGATTTTTGGAGGCTAATTTATGAAGCGCATCATGCGATCGCTATTCGATTCTTCCAAAGAGGCTATCTCGAATTCCCGCAAAATGTTTCCCAGCAAGAACGATCCCCCCGAGGGGCGGATCTTCAAAACCATAGTGCTGACAGCACTGGCTACCATAACCGTAATGGTGGTGGTCGGACTGGCAACCTTCCTGATTTCGCTGGAAGGCGATGTACAGACCCTGGTGCCCAACGTCACCGGAGAGCCGCTGGTTGAGGCGCTTATCGAGCTGCAGGAAAAGGAACTGCGTCCCATGATCCAGCTGCGCTACTCCAGCGATCCTGCTACCAAGGGGCATATCCTGGAACAGTCCCCTGCTGCCGGCAACCTGGTACGTGCCGGGCGGAGCATCCAGCTTACGGTGAGTCAGGGTGCGGTGGTCGACACGGTTACCGATTTTATCGGGCAGGAGCTCGACGAGGTCCGTGCCTACCTGCGCACCATCTCGGCTACCTATGAGCCGCTGATGCGAGTCGGTTCGATCTCGTATGTGTTCAGCGATCAGGAGCCGGGGGTGGTGCTGGAACAGTCACCAGAGCCGGGAACCCCGCTGGAGTCGTTTACCGATCTTGATATTATCGTAAGTCGCGGGCCGGATATCAGCCGGATACCGATGCCGCGCTACATCGGCATGGATTACCAGCAGGCGCTGGATAATGTGATCAGCCAGGGTCGGGTGTTCGAGTTCGAGTTTGCTAATGTAGAGCCAACCGCAGAGCGGCCGGTCGGTACGGTTGTCTCCCAGCGGCCGGCACCGGGCGAGGAAGCCCCG comes from the Spirochaeta africana DSM 8902 genome and includes:
- a CDS encoding PASTA domain-containing protein — its product is MKRIMRSLFDSSKEAISNSRKMFPSKNDPPEGRIFKTIVLTALATITVMVVVGLATFLISLEGDVQTLVPNVTGEPLVEALIELQEKELRPMIQLRYSSDPATKGHILEQSPAAGNLVRAGRSIQLTVSQGAVVDTVTDFIGQELDEVRAYLRTISATYEPLMRVGSISYVFSDQEPGVVLEQSPEPGTPLESFTDLDIIVSRGPDISRIPMPRYIGMDYQQALDNVISQGRVFEFEFANVEPTAERPVGTVVSQRPAPGEEAPERGRVTLGIVPAVDTEDGEDPDEIFDIFYRRLPEYPVRVELTLQRISLDGSVETLVDAQHAGGIFAVPYRAEPGDTLVLSRLGTEIVRQVIQP